cgcatttgcctttttagctactgcatcacaatgctgactcatgttcagtgtttggcatCCTAAGACcctaagatccttttcgcacacactactgctaagacaaatctcccccatcctataattatgcatttggtttttcctgcctaaatgcagaactttacatttatttcttttgaaatgcattttattggttttaacccaattctccagcctgtcaagatcatcctgtatccgggctctgtcttctactgtatttgctacccctcccaatttagtatcacctgcaaatttaataagcatcctttCTATTCCTtcctccaaatcatttataaagatgttgaacaacacagggcccagcacagatccctgaggcactccactagtcactcctctccaggtaaatgaagaaccattaacaagcaccaGCTGCCCAGATTCTCAGAGCACAGAGCTTCCTTCCCtgcccaaacaccaccctctgcAATGCACGCCACTCCTGCGGGCACACTCCCTTACCCGCTCGCTCAGGGCTGGGCTTGCATCCACGTAGCTCCCGCAGACCTTGGAAATCGATGCTTGCGTACGTGTGTGGGGGCTCCCCCTGGCCgggggtggcagcagcagcaaggcgTGGGGCCgaggccccctcccccccggcctcCTTCACCAGGTCGAGGTCAATATAGTTCAGCCCCGGCTCGGTCTTGGCCTCGCACGGCGGTGCCCCATTCCATTCTGCATCGGGGAAGGTCTCTGCCCCGTGGCATCTCCTCCCTTGGGCATCTGCTCGCACCAGACAGGTCCCTGGTGCCATCGCAGCGTCGCCAGTAGGCACTGCCATCCCACTGGCCTCTGCTGGTATGGCTTGAAGCTCTACGTGGAGGCAGCCGGGGGCTCTAGAGCCACACGTGATGCTGACATATTCCCCGGAGCTGCGGGGTGCAGCCGGGGTCCCTCTGCCGCCCACCAAGAGCCTCGTAGGGGGACAGGCCGAACACGAGGTGCCCGCTGACTCTTCCAGGCTCTCCGAGCTGGTGGAAGAAGAGCCGGAGAGGCGCCCCGGGTTGAACAAGAAAGGGAAGGGCCGAGCCCCGTGCTTATAGGAGCGTGGCAGGGAGAAGAAGGGCGTGCCGCCaggagggggcagcagggggctgtATTCCGGTGGGGTGCTGGAGGCCGAGCGGCTGGTGGGGGACATATTCATGTAGTCACTGGCTGAGGATTCGCAGCCCCCGCTGCCTGGCCCCCATGGCCCTAACCCCTCCGGAGAGCAGCTCCCACTGGGGGACATCAGCATATACCCCCCGCTCTCCTGGGGTGGGGAGACGCTGCCCGGGGTCATCGGGACGTAGCCCGGCTCCTCCACACTCCGGGTCACACCAGGCAGCATGCCCATGTAGCCAGGGTCGGCGCTGCGGTCCAGCCCTTCGGGGTAACTGGTGGAGGCTGCTCCTGGCTTGAGGGTCAGCTTCCTCTGGGGCAGGCCGGGCATGTCTTTCTCCAGGGGCATGGGAGGCAGCGAGGCCCGCTTGTTGGCCTCCAGCCGCCACTTGGCCAAGCTGTGGCCCCCCAGCTTGTCCATGGAAATGTAGTCCAGCTCCCCTTCTGACCCCAGGCAGCTCGGCCGGCCAGGAGCGTTCAGCGAGTGCAAGTCGCCAGGGCTGGATCCCCCTTCGTCCGAGGAGACGGTGCTGTGATCACTCACGAAGCCCGGCTTCTGGAGACCTGCTACCTGCTGCCTGGGGGGGACGGGGCTCCTGCTCGAGGCGGGAGGCCCCTCGGGGCGGGGCCTCCAGGGAAAAGTTGcccggctgggaggcggggtGCCAAGGTGCTGGTGGCGAGCGGGCACCGAGATGGGCGTGGACGCCAGGGACTGGCTCTTGCTGCGGATGCGGAACTCCTCGCTCAGCGCCTTCATGGCCTCCAAGATGGTCTCGTGCATGTTCTGGGCCACCACCAGGTCGTCCACCTGCATCCAGAGCTCCCCCGGGCCCGTCACCGCCGAGCGGCCCACCTCCATGAAGAAGTAGTTCTCCGAATGGCCGCAACGCCGGACGTTGAGCAGCTGCAAGACCACGGCCGCCACGTCGGTGTTCAGCTTCACAAAGCTGATGGTCTTGTCCGTCAGGCACAGAAGGTAGGCACCCGCCAGGTTCCTGGTGTGCCCCAACCCTCGGGGGCGGAGGCTGACCTGCCAGGCCTCCTTGATGGCTGGGCCAGAGAGCACCGACTCCCCGTCCCCGTCTGAGGACGCTTTTCCTACAAGAGAAAAGAACAGAACAACCGTCACACAAGCAGGAGCTTGATGATTGGCGCATCTGCCGGGTCCCCAGTCCTCTCCCCGGCAGCATCTGccgttaaaaggatctggcagtaggtgatgcgaaaggcctctgcttgaagaagaagaagagctggtttttatatgccgactttctccaccacttgagactcaaaccgtcttacaatcactttcccttcccctccccacaacagacaccctgtgaggcgggtggggctgagagagatctgagagagctgtgactagcccaaggtcacccagctggcttcgtgtggaggagtggggaaaccaacctggttcaccagattagcgtccgctgctcacgtggaggagtggggttctccagatcaggctccaccactccaaactaccgctcttcaccactacaccatgctgggggcaCCACTACCAGTCAGAGGGGCAAGACTGACCTTGGCAGAacgatggtctgattcggtatgaagcagcttcgtgtgtttatgTGACAGGGGGCTCTGGGGGGAGGGGCTAGCAGGAAGGGCCAGTGACTTTGTGGGGTGCTGCCTGCCTCCCTCAACTAACCTCTTCAGCTCCAAGCTCACGGCCCTCCTGCTGGTCTGGACTGGGGAGACCAAGAGaacgccggtgggggggggggggcatccagcTTCAAGGGAGACTGAAGTCTCTGCAACCCCAAAAGATGCTTCCAGATGCCTCTAAGGTGGAAGAAGTGTTCACTGAAGACTTCTCCTTCCACCaaaaatgtggggtggggggaggtctgcTTAAGTCACCAcctcgccagcatggtgtagtggttaacagcagtggtttggagtggtggactctgatatggagaaccaggtttgattccccattcctccacatgagcggcggaggctaatctggtgaactggacttgtttccccgctcctacacatgaagccagcggggtgaccttgggcaagttacagctctgttagagctctctcagccccacctccctcacagggtgtctgttgtggagaggggaagggaatgtgatcgtaagctggtttgagtctcccttaagtggtagaggaagtgggcatataaaaaccaactcttcttcttcgcaagCTGCTCTTCCTCAAGAGCGTGTGTGGACAGCAGCTCACGGCACTGGGACCATTCGGTCACCGGCAAGGGCACAAAACCCCACGACCCACCAGCAGCCAGGAAATCTAACCAGCTGCGGGACATGCTCTGGTGAACCTCCGGGAAGAAAGAACCCCTGGGTGGTGGAGCAGCCGGGGACCCTGGCCTCACTGTGCCCAGCCTGCCCCAAGAGGCGAGGAACGCAGAGACCTGAACCAGCACCCTCGATGCCCCCGGCCCTTCTGGGCAGGCCCCCACATGACCCCTTTGGCCCGCAGGCTGCTTCACAGACACCCCCAGTCCCTCCTGCCCAGGGCCACAAGGCAGCCGCTTCCAGGCCACAGCAACGGCTTGGAGCAAGGGAGCCCTCGCTCAGACATCTGCCAGCCCCACCAGCTCCGATGACAACTTGGCATTCTGCTCCTGCCTGGATACAGGAGGCGGCAGTCAGGTGGCAAAGAGCAGCCCTGGAAGGGGAGGAATTTGTGGCCAGGAAGGGGGGCTGCGCAAAGTGGGTGGCTGGAAAGCAGGAGCATAAACAGGCTCCCCAAAGAGCTGGGTGCTCTGGCAACCGGTGCCTGTCAGCCGAGAGAGATGCAGGCAGTTGCCACGGAGACTCAGGTGGGATGGTTTTTGCTGAGGTTAACACCGGGTCTCTAGACAAGAGGAAATGTTTAAGCTAAATAGTTCTGGGAACCAGGAGAGATAAACAACTCTGAGGGGGAGTGACCCCAGGaacccagctcccccccccacacacacctctgtCACGGTCACATGCGTGGGCCACAAAGCATCCCCAAACCTCTGGCCCCAAAGGTCCCCCGGATCTTCATTCCCGCCCCACCGGCCAGGAGAACCCGGGGCTTCTGGCTCCTAAGCGAACCTGCTCCAGCCCCCTCTCCACACCGGGAATAGGACCCAGGAAAAGTACACCATGTACCAGGCAGTGCATACCAGCTGTGCACACACAGGCAGGCAGTGTTGCAAGCAGGATCGCTGGGGAAAGACAGTCAACAGttagcatggggtgggggtggagccatcGGGAGGAATGGCACTGGACGGGGAGCCGCGGGGCAGATCAGAGCCGCGGGGCAGATCAGAGCCCGGGGACGAAAGGAGGCACaatctggggcttttctcatGAGCTGaaaacccccctcccccgggccCACCTGGAGCAGAGTTCAGCTGCCCGCTCCTCTCCTCAAGCTGCGAAGTTACAACCCAGTTCCAGAGTTTGTCATGGAAACCCCGCTGGctcttcccactcctccccaatgCGGAGGGCCACACACTCGGTCTCTCCCCGTTACAGCCAGCCCCGCTCCCAACCAACCCAAAGGCCCAGAAACCAACCTCTGCTTGCCACCCTCCAGTCGTAAATCCGTTTAAGCACCTCACCTACAGACCGTTCCCTAAGCAGCTGCTCCAACCCAGAAAGAGCAGCAATTGTAACTTGAGAACCAAAGTAAAGAAGTCATCTTTTCCATGCAAGGTGGGGGAAGCAGCTGTCACCACCTGTGGATTtagtgggggggggcttctctccATTCGTctgggcctcccccctccccgcccaagaCACAGCCCAGGCCCAAACCAGGCAGCTGCCAGAGAGGGGCTGACCCTACTCTTTCTGTGGGTCAAAGCTACCctgctgggatgggggggggaggggagaatcaagCTGACCCTCACTGAGATGGTTTGATGTGAACTTTTGATTTCGGGTATTTTTATGTACtccatgtattttatttatattgcaaaACTGTTTGGAGCTCcagaaggaagaaaggtggctaataaatgtaaCAAATGTTTAAACGCCTTAATTAAATACGTGACAGGAAGTCTCCTTCTTGGCCCAAATTTTGGGCAAACAAATCGCACATCTGTACATGGCCAGACAGAAAGCTCTGTTCagcggggaggaaggaaggagccgtTTGCTTCACGAAACGTCTCCAGGGCAGCCAAAGATCCCAGGTGAAGAAAAAAAGCAGACCGAAGCAGGAGGGAGGCCTGTTCTGCAGGAAGGGGCTACGCTGACAGACCCGCCACACGTGGTATGCCCTTGGCACCATGCTTTCTCCAGAGGCTGCACATAAGACCCATGGCACATGCATGATGCCAACCATGGAGCATAGCGGCCATTGCTAGAGCACCAAAAGCAACCGACGTCCACAGAGGGAGGAGGGCACCTAGAGAAacggtggggtgggtggggtgaggGAGAGAACTAGGCTTGTGGTGGGGACCCACGGCAGGGGGCAGGGGCCTTGAGAAACAAAGGAGATGAGGGTCAGAGGACCGGCTGGAACCCACAACACTTCCCTGAGCAAGAAAGGCGTGTGGCCAGGGGGAAGAGCTGTGGAATGGACAGACGGGACCCGCTACCCGTGAACTGGCCCCACTGCACAAACTGCGCACGtcgtttctttttttaatggggtGGCTTCTTGCTATTCCAATTGATAAGGACCATCAGTCCAGGCAGAAGTTGGCTGCCTCTCGTTTTCTTTCCACGGGATTTCATCTTGCAATAACAGCCCCTTTAATTGACTATCATAACATGAAAACAAGACCTGACTAAAAGAAATCCGCTGGGTCTGTTTAACCTACAGAAAATGCTTGAAGGAAGGTCAGATTGGTCAGCACAAGACCCAGAAACATCCCAGGCACCCAAAAATATTCCTTGGCAAATGAAAGTGTCCTAAAATGTTCTAATTTGGCTGTCCAAAGTTTGGCTTTTCTCACCCCAGACACACTAAGGGTGGGACAAGAAATAAGGGGGTCTCGAGGGGGGCGTGATGCAGAGGCCAAGAAGCCCagcaccctcccccctccaccaagaAGCTCAGAGGGCAGCCCCTGGGCAAGCAAGAGCCTGGGCCTCGGAGGACCCATCAGCAGAGCGGGCAGGCCCCGGCCGGTTGGTCCTCGGCCATACGGGTCAAAGGTCGACTGAGCCTAGAAGCAAACCGGACGCCGGTGCAGAGGGAGCAAGAGCGGAGTCCGGCGGCCCCTGCCCCCCACTCCCCTCCACACTTCGGCCGCAGCATTCCGCATCAACTACAGCTTCCCGACAGTCTTCAAGGACGGCCCCACGGCCAGCACGCTGCAGCAGATATTAGGAGGCCCTGCACCGCAGCCCCCGTCACCAGGAGCCACCCGTCCAAAGAGCAGAAGGGGTGCCCGGCCTCGGCCAGGGGCTGCCCAGAGCCGCCCAAGGCAGGAAATTCCCGGGGCCCCCGGGGCCTGCCGTATCTCGAAGAATCGACGTTAGCGCACGAccctgaaagcccccccccccacacgcagaGCTCCCCTCCCGACCGCTGCCCCCCACTCACCCTTGCCGTGCAGCTCCACCAGCGCCGCGTACCAGGCCTGCTGCTGCTCGGCGCTCTGGGCGGCCACGCCCCAGGTGCCGTCGCGCCCGCACAGCACCAGCAGATGCCCGTGGCGGGCATCGGCCCGCTTGCTGATGCTCAGCGCCTCGGCCAGCGGGAAAGCCTTCTTGGGGCGGGGGGCCGCCCCCCCCGCGCAGAACTTCTTCTCGCTCTCGTAGCACTCGAGGCGCGCCGGGCCCCCCGCGCCCGCCCCGCGCAGCACGAAGTAGCGCCGGTGCTGCGACTTCTGCTTCCGCAGGTAGCCGCACAAGCGGACGTCCGAGCAAGCGGCGGCGCCCTCGGCCGCCATCGCGGGTCGACACCCGGCGCGGGTCCGGAGCAGGCAGGGAGCCCCGGCCTGGCGTTGGCCACCTGCTTGCGGGCGCCGGGCTCCCCCCGCGGGAGGAGATGCCGGGCAGCTGCTCGGCAcgagggtcggggggggggagggagagcaggaaaaGAGCCTCCCGTCAGCCCTGTCCCCCAGCCCGCAAGTTTGCAAGGGcgaccccccgccgccgccgcgccgcctccctccctccctccctccctcccctcgcgGGCGGGCGGGCCAGGAGGCAGGAGGGCGGcccggcttggggggggggcgctcagtGCCTGCGGAGCGGGGACCCCCCGGCCTGGGCCGGCTCAGCCCCGCCCCCTCCGGCCCGCAGAgtcgcccccccgccccccaaggccGCGGCTGCTGGGCCGGTGGGCGCCGAGAGCGCGTCGCCTCCTcccgcccgccgccgcccgcAGGGGAGCGAAGTCGCGGGCCAAGGCGAcgtggggcgcggggggggggggaggcccagcGGGGCGGGCCAACTCTGCGGGGCTGGCGGCCGGGGAGCCCCGCGGCGGCCCCCTGCCTCCACGCGCCACGCCGCCGGGCCGACGCCCCCCAGcgcgcagccgccgccgccgctccacGTGTCCGGCGCCAGACCGCCGCGGCCGGCCGGACCCCCGCGCCGCCGGCCTCTGGGGCAACGAGCGTCGTCCGGGCCCCGGCGGGCGGGCAGGGGGGGGGCGCTCgccctcccgcccccccgccccagctTTATAGGGTCCTGCCGCAGCCGCGCCGCTCGGTCCTAGCGCCCCCGCGCTCTTTGCGCAGGCCCTGGCGCCGCCGCGCCGCGCCGCGGgtgcctgggggggtgggggggagtcgcTCCTCCTGAACGcaggagaacccccccccaaagagccCCGCTGGATGGTTGTCCGGGAAGCCCCCCGCATGGGgcagatggaggggaggggctgaagAGACGCCTCCGTGCCAGGGCCGCCCCAGCCCCGCTCTGCAGAGCCTCCTTCGGGgcggccccctccccagctcccccAGCCCCCAAAGGGAGGGCCGCCCGGGCGGGgggcgccgcccgcccgcccccttccttccttccttccttcgaggCGCGCATGCAGACCACCAAAGCGGAACCCGAGCCGAGCCCGCGCCGTTCCCGGGGGTGGGCTTCGGTGGGCTTCAGCCCATGCGCGTTCTGGCCCCGGGAAAGCACACTTccttgctttggggggggggtcgctcaGCTGGGAGAGTGGGTGCGACCTGATGGGAGGCAGCGTGGGCCAgtcgggtgggggtggggacttaGAACCTCAGGAAACTTGCTGTGAGGCCATGACCGGTCactctctgcctagcctaccttacagggtcgcTGTGGGGATAAAGTAGAGGAGGGGATAGCCACGCAGCCCCGAGCTTTTCGACAGATGTGTGGGAAAACAGCGGAACTAAGTGCATCACTCCCCAAATGCCCTGGAAACTGCCTTGTACGGACCCTGGCCTTTGGTCCATGGAGGGCAGGccctgtctgctcagaccggcagtggctctccagggtctcaggcggaggtctttcacatcacctgctgccggttctctggggactgaacttgggaccttctgcgtgtcgAGCAGCCACCAGgtccctgagccacagccagcATTGTCTCCTcaagagtggcagcagctctccgggtctcaggcagaggtcttccacatcacctgctgccagatccttttcatggagatgccggcgatgcaacctgggaccttctgcatgccaagcggaggctctaccactgagccgcagcccttccCCGTACAGGCTCAGGCACCAGCGCCAGCCCTCACGTGGCCACCCGTGGCCCCCCCCACCAGATGCCTGTAAATGCAGTGCTTGCGCGGAAAGAGGGGCTGTAAAATTCTTGCCTGGGAAATGCTTCTCCCTTCAGCTCTGGACTTCAGTTCTGGCTTGTTTGCTACTTTCTGTAAAGGAAACTCGTATCCTTCGCAGTGGGTTC
This genomic window from Euleptes europaea isolate rEulEur1 chromosome 18, rEulEur1.hap1, whole genome shotgun sequence contains:
- the LOC130489802 gene encoding insulin receptor substrate 1-like; the encoded protein is MAAEGAAACSDVRLCGYLRKQKSQHRRYFVLRGAGAGGPARLECYESEKKFCAGGAAPRPKKAFPLAEALSISKRADARHGHLLVLCGRDGTWGVAAQSAEQQQAWYAALVELHGKGKASSDGDGESVLSGPAIKEAWQVSLRPRGLGHTRNLAGAYLLCLTDKTISFVKLNTDVAAVVLQLLNVRRCGHSENYFFMEVGRSAVTGPGELWMQVDDLVVAQNMHETILEAMKALSEEFRIRSKSQSLASTPISVPARHQHLGTPPPSRATFPWRPRPEGPPASSRSPVPPRQQVAGLQKPGFVSDHSTVSSDEGGSSPGDLHSLNAPGRPSCLGSEGELDYISMDKLGGHSLAKWRLEANKRASLPPMPLEKDMPGLPQRKLTLKPGAASTSYPEGLDRSADPGYMGMLPGVTRSVEEPGYVPMTPGSVSPPQESGGYMLMSPSGSCSPEGLGPWGPGSGGCESSASDYMNMSPTSRSASSTPPEYSPLLPPPGGTPFFSLPRSYKHGARPFPFLFNPGRLSGSSSTSSESLEESAGTSCSACPPTRLLVGGRGTPAAPRSSGEYVSITCGSRAPGCLHVELQAIPAEASGMAVPTGDAAMAPGTCLVRADAQGRRCHGAETFPDAEWNGAPPCEAKTEPGLNYIDLDLVKEAGGEGASAPRLAAAATPGQGEPPHTYASIDFQGLRELRGCKPSPERAAVHARCAGRALGVCAQGSFALGASLSTRSGAEAGFEQGHEKSLDVKTQTSFCETKGAVRERDEWWGGLLGTRPPRKGAAASASLVCQEERGSKQCQRGEQRPWETGLLEQPLPGSTTGRLEELACRSSSWDRMKGGQGGWTSVRPGERPACGHGPMQAGPLEATVWGGSVCGVVLQQSGEALGMLLEVSPLPLSSLCYVYWVILTALALLLFTLALLAVRRAFRPRELSVTKPSQQGDPEAALVDALHLLDAVMQKTWRRLQQLERRQGEIRNPDRSWS